A genomic segment from Bacteroidota bacterium encodes:
- a CDS encoding insulinase family protein translates to MKKFLSFFTLTAVLLLLSSLSFGQKEYKYESVDGDPLKARIYTLDNGMKVYLTVYKDEPRIQTAIAVHTGGKNDPDDNTGLSHYLEHLMFKGTEHFGTTDFAKENVYLLKIDSLFEVYRGIKDTIKRKAVYHIIDSVSGLASKIAIANEYDKMMAFIGAKGTNAFTSEEETVYVNDIPTNQAKNWLDIEFDRFSNPVFRLFHTELETVYEEKNMSLDRDEDKVWEALYSGLWKHHQYGTHTVIGTIDHLKNPSIRAIKKYFAARYVPSNIAICMSGDFDPDVMIALIDKTFGSMAAKSVVPYTAPKEDPITSPIVKEVVGPDAESVMVAFRFGGANTRDADLMSLTDMVLTNSTAGLIDLDLNQAQKVLAAGSFSSVMEDYSAHIFYGNPKEGQTLEQVKDLLLAEIEKVKKGEFADWLLPAIINDLKLQLIQSEESNSSRTFTMVDAFIKGIPWKDQVNHINNLAKFTKQDIIDFANKNYKENYVVVYKRTGIAKQVDKVNKPVITPVDVNRDAQSDFVKNIMASKPMQIEPAFLDYNKDVLKYATGKGIPMLYSLNTENGRFTLYYYFNMGKDNDRKLELAVNYLDFLGTSKLTAAQIKEEFYKAGCSFSVYCSNDQTWVSLSGLSENMEKGLQLFENLLADPKADKEALENLVGNILKQRDDNKLSKDEILWNAMYNYGVYGSKSPYTNILSEDELKSVKPDELIKLIKGLTSFSHQVLYYGPENKDKAIAIIDKYHTTPAKLSPVPAETKFTELENNENKVYVVDYEMKQVEIIMMSKSELFNKNNVAIRRVFNEYFGSGMSSIVFQELREARALAYTAFASYRSPSRADRSHYIFSFIGTQNDKLPEAMKGMTDLINNMPESQKSFDAAKEAVISQIRTDRITKSDIIFNYLTSQRMGIDHDMRKDVFTQVPNFTFGDLQTFQQKYMKDKKYTILVLGKKDQIDTKTLEKYGKITYLSLKDIFGY, encoded by the coding sequence ATGAAAAAATTTCTGAGTTTCTTTACACTGACGGCAGTGCTTCTGCTGCTCTCGTCCTTATCTTTCGGGCAAAAAGAATATAAATATGAGTCGGTTGACGGCGATCCTTTAAAGGCACGGATTTACACCCTTGACAACGGTATGAAAGTATATTTAACCGTGTACAAGGACGAACCCCGCATTCAAACTGCCATTGCCGTTCATACAGGCGGCAAAAACGATCCCGATGATAACACAGGTCTCTCGCATTATCTCGAGCACCTGATGTTTAAGGGCACCGAGCATTTCGGCACAACCGACTTCGCAAAAGAAAACGTTTACCTATTGAAGATTGACAGTCTGTTTGAAGTATATCGTGGAATTAAGGATACGATTAAACGTAAAGCCGTTTACCACATCATCGACAGCGTTTCAGGCCTTGCATCCAAAATTGCCATTGCGAATGAATACGACAAAATGATGGCTTTCATCGGTGCCAAAGGAACAAACGCCTTTACCAGTGAAGAGGAAACTGTTTATGTCAATGATATTCCTACTAATCAGGCAAAGAATTGGCTCGATATTGAGTTCGACCGCTTCAGCAATCCTGTATTCCGCCTGTTCCACACCGAACTTGAAACCGTGTATGAAGAAAAAAACATGAGCCTTGACCGTGATGAGGATAAAGTTTGGGAAGCCTTGTATTCAGGCCTGTGGAAACACCACCAGTATGGAACACATACCGTTATCGGCACTATTGACCACTTGAAAAACCCGTCAATCAGGGCTATTAAAAAATATTTCGCGGCACGCTATGTTCCTTCAAACATAGCCATTTGTATGTCGGGCGATTTTGATCCCGATGTAATGATTGCTCTTATTGATAAAACATTTGGTTCTATGGCTGCCAAAAGCGTTGTTCCTTACACAGCGCCTAAGGAAGACCCTATCACCAGCCCCATTGTTAAAGAAGTCGTTGGCCCCGATGCAGAATCAGTGATGGTGGCCTTCCGCTTTGGCGGAGCCAACACCCGCGATGCCGACCTGATGTCGCTGACGGATATGGTACTTACCAATTCAACCGCCGGACTCATCGACCTTGACCTGAATCAGGCACAAAAAGTACTTGCAGCCGGTTCATTTTCATCAGTGATGGAGGACTATTCGGCACACATTTTTTATGGCAACCCCAAAGAAGGTCAAACCCTTGAACAGGTGAAAGACCTGCTTCTTGCCGAGATAGAAAAAGTAAAAAAAGGTGAATTTGCCGATTGGCTGCTTCCTGCCATTATCAACGATTTAAAACTGCAGTTGATTCAGTCAGAAGAAAGCAATTCAAGCCGTACATTTACTATGGTCGATGCGTTTATCAAAGGTATCCCCTGGAAAGATCAGGTAAATCATATCAACAATCTGGCGAAATTCACCAAACAGGACATCATCGATTTTGCCAATAAAAATTATAAGGAAAACTATGTTGTTGTTTACAAACGCACAGGTATTGCCAAGCAAGTTGATAAAGTTAACAAACCAGTGATCACTCCTGTTGATGTTAACCGCGATGCACAAAGCGATTTTGTAAAAAACATAATGGCATCCAAACCCATGCAGATTGAACCGGCTTTCCTTGATTACAATAAAGACGTTCTTAAATACGCTACCGGCAAAGGAATTCCGATGCTTTACAGCCTGAACACCGAAAATGGTCGCTTTACCCTGTACTATTATTTCAATATGGGCAAAGACAACGACCGCAAACTTGAACTTGCCGTAAATTACCTTGATTTTCTTGGAACGTCAAAACTTACCGCGGCACAGATAAAAGAAGAGTTTTATAAAGCCGGATGCAGTTTCAGCGTTTATTGTTCAAATGACCAGACATGGGTGAGCCTGAGCGGGCTGAGCGAGAACATGGAAAAAGGATTGCAGCTATTCGAAAACCTGCTTGCCGACCCCAAAGCTGATAAAGAAGCGCTGGAAAACCTTGTGGGCAACATCCTGAAACAGCGCGACGACAATAAACTTTCAAAAGATGAAATCCTGTGGAACGCAATGTATAACTATGGCGTTTACGGTTCGAAGTCTCCTTATACAAATATTCTTTCCGAAGATGAGCTGAAATCGGTTAAACCGGATGAACTTATCAAACTCATAAAAGGACTTACCTCATTCTCGCATCAGGTATTGTATTATGGTCCGGAAAATAAAGATAAAGCAATTGCAATTATCGATAAATACCATACCACACCTGCCAAACTCAGCCCGGTTCCAGCTGAAACAAAGTTCACCGAACTCGAGAACAATGAAAATAAAGTGTATGTGGTGGATTATGAAATGAAACAGGTTGAAATTATCATGATGAGCAAATCAGAGCTGTTCAATAAAAATAATGTTGCCATTCGCCGCGTATTCAATGAATATTTTGGTTCAGGAATGTCATCGATTGTTTTTCAGGAACTGCGCGAAGCCCGTGCATTGGCATACACAGCTTTTGCAAGCTATCGTTCACCCTCACGTGCCGACCGCTCTCACTATATTTTCTCATTTATCGGCACCCAGAATGATAAACTTCCCGAAGCAATGAAAGGCATGACCGACCTCATCAACAATATGCCTGAGTCGCAGAAGAGTTTTGACGCTGCCAAAGAAGCCGTTATCAGCCAGATTCGCACTGACCGGATCACCAAATCGGATATCATTTTCAATTACCTTACATCACAGAGAATGGGCATTGACCATGATATGCGCAAAGACGTATTCACCCAGGTTCCTAACTTCACATTTGGTGATTTGCAGACATTCCAGCAGAAGTACATGAAGGACAAAAAATACACGATTCTTGTACTTGGAAAGAAAGACCAGATTGATACCAAAACCTTAGAAAAATACGGAAAAATTACCTACCTCAGCCTGAAAGATATTTTCGGCTATTAG